From a single Streptomyces liliifuscus genomic region:
- a CDS encoding SpoIIE family protein phosphatase gives MSGQERDAAPPPVGRPLLSLTLAALMDDVHAHSGAVYLLTPGEPVLEMAVMAGLPRAFAAPWERVGLSAPIPVAEAARDRRLVWVGGEEDMARHYPRIAVVLPYPFALAALPVATDRATYGAVFVTWPGSHPAELSERERDHLTAACDRLALRLERAVEEGRPIHPEPDLIAPAPVATVAGTLGAVEAVRMVARLPYGLCALDLHGRISFANAAAADLLGLPVSGLLGTQLWATVPWLNDPVYEDRYRAALLSQQATSFVALRPPSDWLSFRLYPSTNGLSLRITRARAVAREGPAGFRHADTGTRLVTISQVLSLAGALTEAVGVQDVVQLVADEIAPAVGSQALVLLGSQAGRLHVLGHRGYPDPHAVERFDGMSLTQQTPGTHALRSGVPAFFDSRQQLERLYPARNSTPDGMAAWAFLPLIASGRPVGTCVLAYADPHPFPADERAVLTSLSGLIAQALERARLYDAKHQLAHGLQAALLPHSLPSLPGIEAAARYLPATQGMEIGGDFYDLVPTGGQAAAVIGDVQGHNVTAAGLMGQIRTAVRAYTTVGQSPGDVMSSTNRLLIDLGTELFASCVYLRLDPAHGQLVMARAGHPPPLLRKPDGKVRVLDLAGGPLLGIDPAATYPTTDVALPPGSLLALYTDGLIESPGVDIEDALAGLAQRLTEVGDRPLDEVADALVEHSGTAEERVDDVALLLLRARPTP, from the coding sequence TGTATCTGCTGACCCCCGGCGAGCCGGTCCTTGAGATGGCGGTGATGGCCGGGCTGCCCAGGGCCTTCGCGGCGCCCTGGGAGCGGGTGGGCCTGAGCGCGCCGATCCCGGTGGCGGAGGCGGCGCGCGACCGGCGGCTCGTGTGGGTGGGCGGCGAGGAGGACATGGCCCGCCACTATCCGCGGATCGCCGTCGTCCTGCCGTACCCGTTCGCGCTGGCCGCGCTGCCGGTGGCGACCGACCGGGCCACCTACGGGGCGGTCTTCGTGACCTGGCCGGGCTCGCACCCCGCGGAGCTGTCCGAACGGGAGCGGGACCATCTCACCGCCGCCTGCGACCGGCTCGCGCTGCGCCTGGAGCGGGCCGTCGAGGAGGGCAGGCCGATCCATCCGGAGCCCGATCTGATCGCCCCGGCGCCGGTGGCGACGGTGGCCGGAACACTCGGCGCGGTGGAGGCGGTGCGGATGGTGGCGCGGCTGCCGTACGGGCTGTGCGCGCTCGATCTGCACGGCCGGATCAGCTTCGCCAACGCGGCGGCGGCCGATCTGCTCGGCCTGCCGGTCAGCGGGCTACTGGGCACCCAGCTGTGGGCGACCGTGCCGTGGCTCAACGATCCGGTCTACGAGGACCGCTACCGGGCCGCGCTGCTCAGCCAGCAGGCGACGTCGTTCGTGGCGCTCCGGCCGCCCTCGGACTGGCTGTCGTTCCGGCTCTATCCCAGTACGAACGGGCTGAGCCTGCGCATCACCCGGGCGCGGGCCGTGGCGAGGGAGGGCCCTGCGGGGTTCCGGCACGCGGACACCGGCACGCGCCTCGTGACCATCTCGCAGGTGCTCAGTCTGGCCGGGGCGCTCACCGAGGCGGTGGGTGTGCAGGACGTGGTGCAACTGGTCGCGGACGAGATCGCGCCCGCCGTCGGCAGCCAGGCGCTGGTGCTCCTCGGCTCCCAAGCCGGCCGACTGCACGTCCTCGGGCACCGCGGCTATCCGGATCCGCATGCCGTGGAACGCTTCGACGGGATGTCGCTGACCCAGCAGACTCCCGGGACGCACGCCCTGAGAAGCGGTGTGCCCGCCTTCTTCGACTCCCGTCAGCAGCTGGAGCGCCTCTACCCGGCCCGTAACTCCACGCCCGACGGCATGGCGGCCTGGGCGTTTCTGCCGCTGATCGCGTCCGGACGGCCGGTGGGCACCTGTGTCCTGGCGTACGCCGATCCGCATCCCTTCCCGGCAGACGAGCGTGCCGTGCTGACCAGCCTCAGCGGACTGATCGCCCAGGCGCTGGAACGGGCCCGCCTCTACGACGCCAAGCACCAGCTGGCGCACGGTCTGCAGGCCGCGCTGCTGCCGCACTCGCTGCCCTCCCTGCCCGGCATCGAGGCGGCCGCCCGCTATCTGCCCGCGACGCAGGGCATGGAGATCGGCGGGGACTTCTACGACCTGGTGCCGACGGGCGGCCAGGCGGCAGCGGTGATCGGGGACGTGCAGGGCCACAACGTCACCGCGGCCGGCCTGATGGGACAGATCCGTACGGCCGTACGTGCGTACACGACCGTCGGCCAGTCGCCCGGGGACGTCATGAGCAGCACCAACCGGCTGCTGATCGACCTGGGTACGGAACTCTTCGCGAGTTGTGTCTATCTGCGTCTGGACCCGGCGCACGGGCAGCTCGTGATGGCCCGGGCGGGGCATCCGCCGCCCCTGCTGAGAAAGCCGGACGGCAAGGTACGGGTCCTCGACCTGGCCGGTGGGCCGCTGCTCGGCATCGACCCGGCCGCCACCTATCCGACCACCGATGTCGCTCTGCCACCGGGGTCACTGCTCGCCCTCTACACCGACGGGCTCATCGAGTCCCCCGGCGTCGACATCGAGGACGCCCTGGCCGGCCTCGCGCAACGACTCACCGAGGTGGGCGACCGCCCCCTCGACGAGGTGGCCGACGCCCTCGTGGAACACAGCGGAACGGCAGAAGAACGCGTGGACGACGTGGCCCTACTACTGCTCCGAGCCCGCCCCACCCCCTGA
- a CDS encoding S1 family peptidase: MSHKRIPKRKAVIAAGSVVALGAAALILPNAMASQTDATEGAAPRTVKAAEASDLASQLAELLGEAYAGAYYDSGKQQLIINVVGDDNNIIVQAEEAGAVVQQVDNSTKELTAASQTLKADATIPGTSWAVDPRTNKIQVTADSTVTGAKWDQLESTVNTLGSGMATIKKSAGTFKTFVEGGDAIFGGGARCSLGFNVVADDGAPAFLTAGHCGVAAAEWSDSEAGAPIGTVEAATFPGEGDFALVKYNDPATEAPSTVNTGQQSVEITQAAEAAVGQAVIRMGSTTGLNDGEVTGLNATVNYPEGTVTGLIQTNVCAEPGDSGGSLFTADGSAIGLTSGGSGDCTVGGETFFQPVTTALAAVGATLGAGDAGAGASEEAGAGEEAGAGEEAGAGEEAGAGEEAGAGGDAVGGEEVGGEEQVGGVEDQNGQVEDQNGNGVDDESGLTNRQ; this comes from the coding sequence TTGAGTCACAAGCGGATACCCAAGCGCAAGGCCGTCATAGCCGCAGGAAGCGTGGTGGCGCTCGGCGCGGCGGCACTCATCCTGCCCAACGCGATGGCGTCCCAGACCGATGCGACGGAAGGTGCCGCCCCCAGAACGGTGAAGGCCGCGGAGGCGTCCGACCTCGCCTCGCAGCTGGCCGAACTGCTCGGTGAAGCCTATGCCGGTGCGTACTACGACTCGGGCAAGCAGCAGCTCATCATCAACGTCGTGGGCGACGACAACAACATCATCGTCCAGGCCGAGGAGGCCGGTGCCGTCGTCCAGCAGGTCGACAACAGCACCAAGGAGCTCACGGCGGCCTCGCAGACGCTGAAGGCCGACGCGACCATCCCCGGAACCTCGTGGGCCGTCGACCCCCGGACGAACAAGATCCAGGTCACCGCCGACAGCACCGTCACGGGCGCAAAGTGGGACCAGCTCGAGTCGACCGTCAACACGCTCGGTTCGGGCATGGCGACCATCAAGAAGTCGGCCGGCACGTTCAAGACGTTCGTCGAGGGCGGCGACGCCATCTTCGGCGGCGGCGCACGCTGCTCGCTCGGTTTCAACGTCGTCGCCGACGACGGCGCCCCGGCCTTCCTGACGGCGGGTCACTGCGGTGTCGCCGCGGCCGAGTGGTCGGACTCCGAGGCCGGCGCGCCGATCGGCACGGTCGAGGCCGCCACGTTCCCCGGTGAGGGCGACTTCGCCCTGGTCAAGTACAACGACCCGGCGACCGAGGCACCCAGCACGGTGAACACCGGCCAGCAGTCGGTGGAGATCACCCAGGCCGCGGAGGCCGCGGTCGGCCAGGCCGTCATCCGGATGGGCAGCACCACCGGTCTGAACGACGGTGAGGTCACCGGTCTCAATGCCACCGTGAACTACCCGGAGGGCACGGTCACCGGTCTCATCCAGACCAACGTCTGCGCCGAGCCCGGCGACAGCGGCGGCTCCTTGTTCACCGCGGACGGCAGCGCGATCGGCCTGACCTCGGGCGGCAGCGGCGACTGCACCGTCGGCGGCGAGACCTTCTTCCAGCCGGTGACGACCGCGCTGGCCGCGGTCGGCGCGACGCTCGGTGCGGGCGACGCGGGTGCCGGTGCCAGCGAGGAGGCCGGCGCTGGTGAAGAGGCCGGTGCTGGTGAGGAAGCCGGTGCAGGTGAAGAGGCCGGCGCTGGTGAGGAAGCCGGTGCCGGTGGTGACGCGGTCGGCGGTGAAGAGGTCGGCGGCGAGGAGCAGGTCGGCGGCGTCGAGGACCAGAACGGGCAGGTCGAGGACCAGAACGGTAACGGCGTGGACGACGAGTCGGGTCTCACCAACCGCCAGTGA
- a CDS encoding PaaI family thioesterase: MTLTTGDADKILSANFAPWVLELGLKVEELGDSRAVLRLPWSDRLAREGGSLSGQALMAAADTATVIAVSAARGAYGPMTTVQQSTTFQRAVMGADVLIEAVVTKLGRRTAFADITMTAEGTEEIAARASAVYALLG, from the coding sequence ATGACTCTGACCACCGGTGATGCGGACAAGATCCTCTCGGCGAACTTCGCTCCCTGGGTTCTCGAACTCGGTCTGAAGGTCGAGGAGTTGGGCGACTCTCGGGCGGTGCTGCGGCTGCCCTGGTCCGATCGGCTCGCCCGGGAGGGCGGTTCGCTCTCCGGCCAGGCCCTGATGGCCGCGGCGGACACGGCGACGGTGATCGCGGTGTCGGCGGCGCGCGGCGCGTACGGGCCGATGACCACGGTCCAGCAGTCCACGACGTTCCAGCGCGCGGTCATGGGCGCGGACGTCCTGATCGAGGCGGTCGTGACGAAACTGGGCCGCCGGACGGCGTTCGCCGACATCACGATGACCGCAGAGGGCACGGAGGAGATCGCGGCCCGCGCGAGCGCGGTGTACGCGCTGCTCGGCTGA
- a CDS encoding type 1 glutamine amidotransferase domain-containing protein translates to MAKILFVVTGADFWTLADGTKHPTGFWAEEAVAPYEAFKAAGHEVVVATPGGVVPTVDRGSLAPEFNGGQEGADKVAAALGSFAELQHPVRVEDVDLDEYAAVFYPGGHGPMEDLAVNADSGRLLTLALESGKPLGVVCHAPAALLAATKEDGGNAFAGYRLTGFTNTEETQAGFADKAKWLLQDRLVEIGADFQESEPWAPYVVVDRNLVTGQNPASSAPLAAELLKKLG, encoded by the coding sequence ATGGCAAAGATTCTTTTCGTAGTGACCGGTGCCGACTTCTGGACTCTCGCCGACGGCACCAAGCACCCGACCGGCTTCTGGGCGGAGGAGGCCGTCGCCCCGTACGAGGCGTTCAAGGCGGCGGGGCACGAGGTAGTCGTGGCCACCCCGGGCGGCGTCGTGCCGACCGTGGACCGCGGCAGCCTGGCCCCCGAGTTCAACGGCGGCCAGGAGGGCGCCGACAAGGTCGCCGCCGCGCTCGGCTCGTTCGCCGAGCTGCAGCACCCCGTCCGTGTGGAGGACGTGGACCTGGACGAGTACGCGGCCGTCTTCTACCCCGGCGGCCACGGCCCCATGGAGGACCTCGCCGTCAACGCCGACTCGGGCCGGCTCCTCACCCTCGCCCTGGAGTCCGGCAAGCCGCTCGGTGTCGTCTGCCACGCCCCGGCCGCACTGCTGGCCGCCACCAAGGAGGACGGCGGCAACGCCTTCGCGGGCTACCGGCTGACCGGCTTCACCAACACGGAGGAGACCCAGGCCGGTTTCGCCGACAAGGCCAAGTGGCTGCTCCAGGACCGGCTGGTGGAGATCGGCGCCGATTTCCAGGAGAGCGAGCCGTGGGCGCCGTACGTGGTCGTCGACCGCAACCTCGTCACGGGCCAGAACCCCGCCTCCTCCGCGCCGCTCGCCGCCGAGCTCCTGAAGAAGCTCGGCTGA
- a CDS encoding HlyD family efflux transporter periplasmic adaptor subunit: protein MQFRQQALAKLQSPEELDLPVRFARPQGWLVLFVTVIVMAAASVWAVTGSVASTVSAPAILTHGQGSYLLQSPVSGQVTAVVAEQGQRIAANAPVLKVRTAKGETVVRSVAAGRVTGLAATIGAIISTGTNVAAVEKVADADDPLYATVYVPAENAATIPSDAAVDLTVQSAPTQQYGVLRGHVKSVDRAAQSQQQIAAFLGDSQLGEQFTKKGRPVAVLVRLDRSSGTKSGYKWSSADGPPFRLSSMTVASGSIRLEDQRPIDWLLP, encoded by the coding sequence GTGCAGTTCCGCCAACAGGCCCTCGCCAAGCTGCAGTCGCCGGAGGAGCTCGACCTCCCGGTGCGCTTCGCCCGCCCCCAGGGCTGGCTCGTGCTGTTCGTGACGGTGATCGTCATGGCGGCCGCGTCGGTCTGGGCCGTGACGGGCTCCGTGGCGTCCACGGTGAGCGCGCCCGCCATCCTCACGCACGGGCAGGGCAGTTATCTCCTGCAGAGCCCCGTCTCCGGCCAGGTCACCGCGGTCGTCGCCGAGCAGGGACAGCGGATCGCCGCGAACGCTCCCGTACTGAAGGTCCGTACGGCGAAGGGCGAGACGGTCGTACGCAGTGTCGCCGCGGGCCGGGTCACCGGGCTCGCCGCCACGATCGGCGCGATCATCAGCACGGGCACGAACGTGGCCGCCGTGGAGAAGGTCGCCGACGCCGACGACCCGCTGTACGCGACGGTGTACGTGCCCGCCGAGAACGCCGCGACGATTCCCTCGGACGCGGCCGTCGACCTCACCGTCCAGTCCGCGCCGACCCAGCAGTACGGGGTGCTGCGCGGCCATGTGAAGTCGGTCGACAGGGCCGCCCAGTCGCAGCAGCAGATCGCCGCGTTCCTCGGTGACAGCCAGCTGGGTGAGCAGTTCACGAAGAAGGGCAGGCCGGTGGCCGTCCTCGTCCGGCTCGACCGTTCGTCGGGCACGAAGTCCGGCTACAAGTGGTCCTCCGCGGACGGTCCGCCGTTCCGGCTGAGCTCGATGACCGTGGCCTCCGGCTCCATCCGCCTGGAAGACCAGCGCCCAATCGATTGGCTGCTGCCGTGA
- a CDS encoding NHLP family bacteriocin export ABC transporter peptidase/permease/ATPase subunit, translating into MEAVECGAASLAMVLGHYGRHIPLEELRIACGVSRDGSRASNLLKAARSYGLTAKGMQMDTVALAEVRAPAILFWEFNHYVVYDGMGRRFGRRGVHINDPGKGRRFVPMEDFDTSFTGVVLVLEPGPDFRKGGRKPGVMGAMPARLRGTSGTMPAAVLASLLLVAVGAAVPALSRTYIDMFLIGGQTSLLGVLFSSMGATVLLTVVLTWLQQTNLLRGRIISSTLSSAKFLRHLMRLPVTFFSQRSPADLVQRLQSNDAVAETLARDLAAAGVDAVVVVLYAVLLYTYDPQLTAVGIGVALLNIVAMRVVIRLRATRTAKLRADSARLTNTAYTGLQLIETMKATGGEEGYFRKWAGQHATTLEEQQRLGVPSAWLGVVAPTLATLNSALILWIGGMRAVEGHISVGLLVAFQALVTRFTAPITRLNGVAGRIQDFAADVARLKDVENFAADPLYSRRGGGDSTRRLHGHVELENITFGYSPLDKPLLSGFSLTVGPGQQVALVGGSGSGKSTVSRLISGLYAPWEGVIRIDDQRLEDIPRGALAASVSFVDQDVFLFEGSVRDNIALWDPSVPDEAVVAALEDAALYDVVMRRPGGIQSRVEQDGRNFSGGQRQRLEIARALVRRPSILVLDEVTSALDAETEQLVMDNLRKRGCACVVIAHRLSTVRDSDEIVVLQHGTIVERGRHDALVAAGGAYAELVRER; encoded by the coding sequence ATGGAGGCCGTGGAGTGCGGCGCCGCCTCGCTCGCGATGGTGCTCGGGCACTACGGACGGCACATCCCGCTGGAGGAGCTGCGCATCGCGTGCGGTGTCTCGCGCGACGGCTCCCGGGCCAGCAACCTGCTGAAGGCGGCGCGCAGTTACGGCCTCACCGCCAAGGGCATGCAGATGGACACGGTCGCGCTCGCCGAGGTGCGCGCTCCGGCGATCCTGTTCTGGGAGTTCAACCACTACGTCGTCTACGACGGCATGGGGCGCCGCTTCGGCCGGCGTGGCGTGCACATCAACGACCCCGGCAAGGGCCGCCGTTTCGTGCCCATGGAGGACTTCGACACCAGCTTCACCGGTGTCGTGCTGGTCCTGGAGCCGGGTCCGGACTTCAGGAAGGGCGGCCGCAAGCCCGGCGTCATGGGCGCCATGCCGGCCCGGCTGCGCGGCACGTCGGGCACGATGCCCGCCGCCGTCCTGGCGAGTCTGCTGCTGGTCGCGGTCGGGGCGGCGGTGCCCGCGCTCAGCCGTACGTACATCGACATGTTCCTCATCGGCGGGCAGACCTCGCTGCTGGGGGTGCTGTTCTCGTCGATGGGCGCGACGGTGCTGCTGACGGTCGTGCTGACCTGGCTGCAGCAGACGAACCTGCTGCGCGGCCGCATCATCTCGTCCACGCTCAGCAGCGCGAAGTTCCTCCGGCATCTGATGCGCCTGCCGGTCACTTTCTTCTCCCAGCGCAGCCCGGCCGACCTCGTGCAGCGCCTGCAGTCCAACGACGCGGTGGCCGAGACCCTGGCCCGGGACCTGGCCGCGGCGGGCGTGGACGCGGTGGTCGTCGTCCTCTACGCCGTGCTGCTCTACACCTACGACCCGCAGCTCACGGCCGTGGGCATCGGGGTCGCGCTGTTGAACATCGTGGCGATGCGGGTGGTGATCCGGCTGCGTGCGACGCGTACGGCCAAGCTGCGCGCCGACAGCGCGCGGCTGACCAACACGGCGTACACGGGCCTGCAGTTGATCGAGACGATGAAGGCGACCGGCGGCGAGGAGGGCTACTTCCGCAAGTGGGCCGGGCAGCACGCCACCACGCTTGAGGAACAGCAGCGGCTCGGTGTGCCGAGTGCCTGGCTGGGCGTGGTCGCGCCGACGCTCGCGACACTCAACAGCGCGCTGATCCTGTGGATCGGCGGTATGCGGGCCGTGGAGGGTCACATATCCGTCGGTCTGCTGGTCGCGTTCCAGGCGCTGGTGACCCGCTTCACCGCGCCGATCACCCGGCTCAACGGTGTCGCGGGCCGCATCCAGGACTTCGCGGCCGACGTGGCCCGCCTGAAGGACGTGGAGAACTTCGCGGCCGATCCGCTCTACTCGCGCCGGGGCGGGGGCGACAGCACCCGCAGGCTGCACGGCCATGTGGAGCTGGAGAACATCACGTTCGGCTACAGCCCGCTCGACAAGCCCCTGCTGTCCGGCTTCTCGCTGACTGTCGGCCCGGGCCAGCAGGTCGCCCTGGTCGGTGGCTCGGGCAGCGGCAAGTCGACGGTCTCCAGGCTGATCTCGGGGCTCTACGCGCCCTGGGAGGGCGTGATCCGTATCGACGACCAGCGCCTGGAGGACATCCCGCGCGGCGCGCTCGCGGCCTCCGTCTCCTTCGTCGACCAGGACGTGTTCCTCTTCGAGGGCTCGGTCCGCGACAACATCGCGCTGTGGGACCCCTCGGTCCCGGACGAGGCCGTGGTCGCCGCACTGGAGGACGCGGCCCTGTACGACGTGGTGATGCGCCGCCCGGGCGGTATCCAGAGCCGGGTCGAGCAGGACGGGCGGAACTTCTCCGGCGGCCAGCGTCAACGCCTGGAGATCGCGCGGGCGTTGGTGCGCAGGCCCAGCATCCTCGTGCTCGACGAGGTGACGAGCGCCCTGGACGCGGAGACCGAGCAGCTCGTCATGGACAACCTGCGCAAGCGCGGCTGTGCCTGTGTGGTGATCGCGCACCGGCTCAGCACCGTGCGCGACAGCGACGAGATCGTGGTGCTCCAGCACGGCACGATCGTGGAACGCGGGCGTCACGACGCCCTGGTGGCGGCCGGCGGCGCGTACGCCGAGCTGGTCAGGGAGCGATGA
- a CDS encoding NHLP bacteriocin export ABC transporter permease/ATPase subunit: MGTPVDGSGLTRLDLEGPHVLWLVVSGAMDLFAVDAAQQGHWHHLGRLEAGSLLLGPVAGPQHTLVGRPLRACVLRRIELRELYQPPQTETWTYDAYGNPQYVPPATSPLEYALSLGVGRGLAILFEAPLATERDAVLTDDDVLWMQVPPGSVQYGSMYGAEAAADLLVDPAMWQAMVDQQYRLLATLDRWIEQLERTHETRTAAGIKAGEAVRAQADRTLIASMSKRSGSGPGAADADATYAACKLVAHAAGITLADPAQGGAESDRLDPVEQIALASRVRVRAVRLDGRWWRDNIGPLVGHRVASGAPAALLWRRGGYVAVHPSSGRETPVEKANAAEFEQRAVMFYRPLPERRLSPLRLLRFSLRGTGGDMRNLAISGLVTVALGALVPIATGKVLGEFVPKAQESLIVQFCLAIMIASVVSAAFMLMQNLTMLRLEGRIEATLQPAVWDRLLRLPTKFFTSRSTGELASAAMGISAIRRLMAGVGPVVVQSVTVGAMNLALLFWFSVPMALAAIGMLVVIAGVFLGLGLWQVRWQRRLVVLSNKLNNQAFQTLRGLPKLRVAAAENYAYAAWAGEFARSRELQQRVGRIKNLTTVLGAVYLPLCSLIMFMLLAGPARGSLSAAAFLTFNTSMTMLLTSVTQVTGAFVSMVSALPMFEEIRPVLDATPEVRVASTRPAELSGAMEAKKLSFRYTDDGPLVLDDVSFAIRPGEFVAVVGPSGCGKSTLLRLLIGFDKPVSGSVLYDGQDLAALDQSAVRRQCGVVLQHAQPFTGSILDVICGTEPYTPEEAMAAAEMAGLAEDIKRMPMGLHTIVSGSGAVSGGQRQRLMIAQALIRRPRILFFDEATSALDNETQRTVIESTRALNATRVVIAHRLSTVMDADRVIVMEDGRVAQQGPPAQLLADTGGRLHELVRRQMQ, encoded by the coding sequence ATGGGCACCCCGGTCGACGGCTCCGGCCTCACCCGCCTGGATCTCGAAGGGCCGCACGTACTGTGGCTGGTCGTGTCCGGCGCCATGGACCTGTTCGCGGTCGACGCCGCCCAGCAGGGCCACTGGCACCACCTCGGCCGCCTCGAAGCGGGCTCCCTGCTGCTCGGCCCGGTCGCGGGACCCCAGCACACCCTGGTCGGCAGGCCGCTGCGCGCCTGCGTCCTGCGCCGGATCGAGCTGCGCGAGCTGTACCAGCCCCCGCAGACCGAGACCTGGACGTACGACGCCTACGGCAACCCCCAGTACGTCCCCCCGGCCACCAGCCCCCTGGAGTACGCCCTCTCGCTCGGCGTCGGCCGGGGCCTCGCCATCCTCTTCGAGGCGCCCCTCGCGACCGAGCGGGACGCGGTGCTCACGGACGACGACGTGCTGTGGATGCAGGTGCCGCCGGGCAGTGTGCAGTACGGCTCCATGTACGGCGCCGAGGCCGCGGCGGACCTGCTGGTGGACCCCGCGATGTGGCAGGCGATGGTCGACCAGCAGTACCGGTTGCTGGCCACCCTCGACCGCTGGATCGAGCAGTTGGAGCGCACGCACGAGACCCGTACGGCCGCGGGCATCAAGGCGGGCGAGGCGGTCCGCGCGCAGGCCGACCGGACACTCATCGCCTCCATGTCCAAGCGCTCCGGCTCGGGTCCGGGCGCGGCGGACGCCGATGCCACGTACGCCGCCTGCAAGCTCGTCGCACACGCCGCCGGGATCACCCTCGCCGACCCGGCGCAGGGCGGCGCGGAGAGCGACCGGCTCGACCCCGTCGAACAGATCGCGCTCGCCTCCCGGGTCCGGGTGCGTGCCGTACGTCTCGACGGGCGCTGGTGGCGCGACAACATCGGGCCGCTCGTCGGGCACCGGGTCGCGTCCGGCGCCCCGGCCGCGCTGCTGTGGCGGCGCGGCGGATATGTGGCGGTGCATCCGTCGAGCGGTCGTGAGACGCCGGTCGAGAAGGCCAACGCGGCGGAGTTCGAGCAGCGGGCCGTCATGTTCTACCGGCCGCTGCCCGAGCGCCGGCTGAGCCCGCTGCGGCTGCTGCGGTTCAGTCTCCGGGGCACCGGCGGGGACATGCGCAACCTCGCGATCAGCGGTCTGGTGACGGTGGCCCTCGGTGCGCTGGTGCCGATCGCGACCGGCAAGGTGCTCGGCGAGTTCGTGCCGAAGGCCCAGGAGAGCCTGATCGTCCAGTTCTGTCTGGCCATCATGATCGCCAGTGTGGTGTCGGCGGCCTTCATGCTGATGCAGAACCTCACCATGCTGCGGCTGGAGGGCCGTATCGAGGCCACGCTCCAACCGGCGGTGTGGGACAGGCTGTTGCGGCTGCCGACGAAGTTCTTCACCTCCCGCTCCACCGGTGAACTGGCCAGCGCGGCCATGGGAATCAGCGCGATCCGCCGGCTGATGGCGGGCGTCGGCCCGGTGGTGGTCCAGTCGGTGACGGTCGGCGCGATGAATCTCGCGCTGCTCTTCTGGTTCAGCGTCCCGATGGCGCTCGCCGCGATCGGCATGCTCGTCGTCATCGCCGGGGTGTTCCTCGGGCTCGGCCTGTGGCAGGTGCGCTGGCAGCGCCGGCTGGTCGTGCTCAGCAACAAACTCAACAACCAGGCGTTCCAGACCCTGCGCGGTCTGCCCAAGCTGCGGGTCGCGGCGGCGGAGAACTACGCGTACGCGGCCTGGGCGGGCGAGTTCGCGCGCAGCCGTGAGCTCCAGCAGCGCGTGGGCCGGATCAAGAACCTCACGACCGTGCTGGGCGCGGTGTATCTGCCGCTCTGCTCGCTCATCATGTTCATGTTGCTGGCGGGTCCCGCACGCGGTTCGCTGTCGGCGGCGGCCTTCCTGACGTTCAACACCTCGATGACCATGCTGCTGACCTCGGTCACCCAGGTGACGGGTGCCTTTGTGTCGATGGTCTCCGCGCTGCCGATGTTCGAGGAGATCAGGCCGGTCCTCGACGCGACGCCCGAGGTGCGGGTGGCGAGTACGCGCCCCGCCGAGCTGTCGGGCGCCATGGAGGCGAAGAAGCTGTCCTTCCGGTACACCGACGACGGTCCGCTCGTCCTGGACGACGTGTCCTTCGCGATCCGGCCGGGCGAGTTCGTGGCGGTCGTCGGCCCCAGCGGCTGCGGCAAGTCCACCCTGCTGCGACTGCTCATCGGCTTCGACAAGCCGGTCTCGGGCAGTGTCCTGTACGACGGCCAGGACCTGGCGGCCCTCGACCAGTCCGCCGTACGCCGTCAGTGCGGTGTGGTGCTCCAGCACGCGCAGCCGTTCACCGGGTCGATCCTGGACGTCATCTGCGGCACCGAGCCCTACACGCCCGAGGAGGCGATGGCCGCCGCCGAGATGGCCGGTCTCGCCGAGGACATCAAGCGCATGCCGATGGGCCTGCACACGATCGTCTCCGGCAGCGGTGCCGTGTCCGGCGGCCAGCGCCAGCGTCTGATGATCGCCCAGGCGCTGATCCGGCGCCCACGCATCCTGTTCTTCGACGAGGCGACCAGCGCCCTCGACAACGAGACCCAGCGCACGGTCATCGAGAGCACCCGCGCCCTCAACGCCACGCGCGTGGTGATCGCGCACCGCCTGTCCACCGTCATGGACGCGGACCGCGTCATCGTGATGGAGGACGGCAGGGTCGCCCAACAGGGCCCGCCCGCCCAGCTGTTGGCGGACACGGGCGGGCGGCTGCACGAGCTGGTGCGACGGCAGATGCAGTAG
- a CDS encoding SRPBCC family protein — protein MSTEPTGTYLTLDDGRPAVRFTRTYDHPVDRVWEFVTEPAELAHWFPSSVEIELREGGTIRFGDDPNMEDSTGRVLAVDAPRHLSFSWGGDELHFDLQELDEKRTRFTLTNVLEAENTAARNGAGWEGCLSALDAHSRGASFGGPHAGAGAPWQEVYRAYVEAGVPSGAPVPGQDT, from the coding sequence ATGTCCACGGAACCCACCGGCACCTACCTCACCCTGGACGACGGCCGCCCCGCCGTCCGCTTCACCCGCACCTACGACCATCCCGTCGACCGCGTCTGGGAGTTCGTCACCGAGCCCGCGGAGCTGGCCCACTGGTTCCCGTCCAGCGTCGAGATCGAGCTGCGTGAGGGCGGCACGATCAGGTTCGGCGACGACCCGAACATGGAGGACTCCACGGGGCGAGTCCTCGCGGTCGACGCGCCCCGCCACCTCTCCTTCAGCTGGGGCGGCGACGAACTGCACTTCGATCTGCAGGAGTTGGACGAGAAGCGCACCCGTTTCACCCTCACCAACGTCCTGGAGGCCGAGAACACGGCCGCCCGCAACGGCGCCGGCTGGGAGGGGTGCCTCTCCGCCCTCGACGCGCACTCCAGGGGTGCCTCGTTCGGTGGCCCGCACGCGGGTGCGGGTGCGCCCTGGCAGGAGGTCTACCGGGCGTACGTCGAGGCCGGCGTCCCCTCCGGAGCACCGGTCCCGGGACAGGACACCTGA